The Streptomyces sp. Je 1-332 genome has a window encoding:
- a CDS encoding NAD(P)/FAD-dependent oxidoreductase produces MPPRDRYDAVIVGGGHNGLVAAAYLARAGRSVLVLERLSGTGGAAVSSRPFAGVDARLSRYSYLVSLLPRKIVRDLDLDFRVRTRTVSSYTPTERDGRPTGLLVGGGDARTRQAFERLTGGPREYEAWREFYAMTGHVAEQVFPTLTEPLPTREALRERIGDETAWRALFEEPIGAAIEERFADDLVRGVVLTDALIGTFADAHDPSLRQNRCFLYHVIGGGTGDWNVPVGGMGALTGALAASARAAGAELATGHEVTRIESDGQSAEVTYRTPEREATVAARHVLVNASPQELAALVGDAPPAPAEGAQLKVNMLLERLPRLRDTSVDPHEAFAGTFHIGEGYGELGAAYAQAAAGELPAAPPSEIYCHSLTDPSILAPELVERGCQTLTLFGLHTPARLFAQDNDAVRAELLKSTLAQLDAHLAEPLADCLATDAEGRPCIEAKTPLDLERDLRLPGGNIFHRDLAFPYAQDGTGRWGVETRHANVLLCGAGAVRGGGVSGIPGHNAAMAALGE; encoded by the coding sequence ATGCCTCCTCGCGATCGATACGACGCCGTCATCGTCGGCGGTGGTCACAACGGACTCGTGGCCGCCGCCTATCTCGCCCGCGCCGGACGCTCCGTCCTGGTCCTGGAGCGGCTCTCCGGGACCGGCGGTGCCGCCGTGTCCAGTCGGCCCTTCGCCGGCGTCGACGCCCGGCTCTCGCGCTACTCGTACCTCGTCAGCCTGCTGCCGCGGAAGATCGTCCGGGACCTCGACCTGGACTTCCGGGTACGCACCCGCACCGTCTCCTCCTACACCCCGACCGAGCGCGACGGGCGTCCGACCGGACTGCTCGTCGGCGGGGGCGACGCGCGCACCAGGCAAGCCTTCGAGCGGCTGACCGGCGGCCCGCGCGAGTACGAGGCCTGGCGGGAGTTCTACGCCATGACGGGGCACGTCGCCGAGCAGGTGTTCCCCACGCTCACCGAACCCCTGCCGACGCGCGAGGCCCTGCGCGAACGGATCGGCGACGAGACCGCCTGGCGCGCGCTGTTCGAGGAGCCCATCGGCGCCGCCATCGAGGAGCGCTTCGCGGACGACCTGGTGCGCGGCGTGGTGCTCACCGACGCCCTCATCGGAACGTTCGCCGACGCCCACGACCCGTCCCTGCGGCAGAACCGCTGCTTCCTCTACCACGTCATCGGCGGCGGCACCGGCGACTGGAACGTGCCCGTCGGCGGCATGGGCGCCCTCACCGGCGCCCTCGCGGCATCGGCCCGCGCCGCGGGCGCCGAGCTCGCCACCGGCCACGAGGTCACCCGCATCGAGTCCGACGGACAGAGCGCCGAGGTCACCTACCGCACCCCCGAGCGCGAGGCCACCGTCGCCGCCCGGCACGTCCTGGTCAACGCCTCACCGCAGGAGCTAGCCGCGCTCGTCGGCGACGCCCCGCCCGCCCCGGCCGAAGGCGCCCAGCTCAAGGTCAACATGCTGCTCGAACGGCTCCCGAGGCTGCGCGACACATCCGTCGACCCGCACGAGGCGTTCGCCGGGACCTTCCACATCGGGGAGGGCTACGGGGAGTTGGGAGCCGCGTACGCCCAGGCCGCGGCCGGTGAGCTGCCCGCCGCGCCGCCCTCCGAGATCTACTGTCACTCCCTGACCGATCCCAGCATCCTCGCCCCCGAACTCGTGGAGCGCGGCTGTCAGACCCTCACCCTCTTCGGGCTCCACACCCCCGCCCGTCTCTTCGCCCAGGACAACGACGCCGTACGCGCCGAACTCCTGAAGTCGACCCTGGCGCAGCTGGACGCGCACCTGGCCGAGCCGCTCGCCGACTGCCTCGCCACCGACGCCGAAGGCCGCCCCTGCATCGAGGCCAAGACGCCGCTGGACCTGGAACGCGACCTGCGCCTGCCCGGCGGCAACATCTTCCACCGCGACCTCGCCTTCCCCTACGCCCAGGACGGCACCGGCCGCTGGGGCGTGGAGACGCGCCACGCGAACGTCCTGCTGTGCGGCGCGGGCGCCGTGCGCGGCGGCGGGGTCAGCGGCATCCCCGGGCACAACGCGGCCATGGCCGCGCTGGGGGAGTAG
- a CDS encoding nitronate monooxygenase family protein — protein sequence MQTDLSRKLGIEHAIFGFTPFPAVAAAISRAGGFGVLGAVRYTAPDELARDLDWMQEHVGDRPYGLDVVMPAKKVEGVSEADVEAMIPEGHRQFVKDTLGKHGVPELAEGEASGWRITGWMEQVARNQLDVAFDYPIKLLANALGSPPADVIQRAHENDVLVAALAGSARHARKHAEAGIDIVVAQGYEAGGHTGEIASMVLTPEAVEAVAPLPVLAAGGIGSGEQIAAAFALGAQGVWLGSLWLTTTEADMHSRALTEKLLAAGSGDTVRSRALTGKPARQLRTEWTDAWDDPAGPGTLPMPLQGLLVAEAVSRIQKYEVQALLGTPVGQIVGRMNSERGVQAVFDDLTSGFERAIDRVNRIAGRD from the coding sequence ATGCAGACAGACCTGAGCAGGAAACTGGGGATCGAGCACGCCATCTTCGGCTTCACACCCTTCCCGGCGGTGGCGGCCGCCATCAGCAGGGCGGGCGGATTCGGTGTGCTCGGGGCGGTCCGCTACACCGCCCCCGACGAGCTGGCCCGGGATCTCGACTGGATGCAGGAGCATGTCGGCGACCGGCCCTACGGACTCGATGTGGTGATGCCGGCGAAGAAGGTCGAGGGGGTGAGCGAGGCCGACGTCGAGGCGATGATCCCCGAAGGCCACCGCCAGTTCGTCAAGGACACCCTCGGCAAGCACGGCGTACCCGAACTCGCCGAAGGTGAGGCATCCGGCTGGCGCATCACCGGCTGGATGGAACAGGTCGCCCGCAATCAGCTCGACGTGGCCTTCGACTACCCGATCAAACTGCTCGCCAACGCGCTCGGCTCACCGCCGGCGGACGTCATCCAGCGCGCCCACGAGAACGACGTACTCGTCGCCGCGCTTGCCGGCAGCGCCCGGCACGCGCGCAAACACGCGGAGGCGGGCATCGACATCGTCGTCGCGCAGGGCTACGAGGCGGGTGGCCACACCGGCGAGATCGCCTCCATGGTCCTGACGCCCGAGGCCGTCGAGGCCGTCGCGCCGTTGCCGGTCCTCGCGGCAGGCGGCATCGGCAGCGGGGAACAGATCGCGGCCGCGTTCGCGCTCGGCGCGCAGGGCGTGTGGCTCGGCTCCCTCTGGCTCACCACGACGGAGGCCGACATGCACTCACGGGCGCTCACCGAGAAGCTCCTGGCTGCGGGCTCCGGTGACACGGTCCGCTCACGCGCCCTGACCGGGAAACCCGCACGCCAGTTGCGCACGGAATGGACCGACGCCTGGGACGACCCGGCCGGGCCCGGCACGCTGCCCATGCCGCTGCAAGGGCTCCTGGTCGCCGAGGCGGTGTCGCGCATCCAGAAGTACGAGGTCCAGGCGCTGCTCGGCACACCCGTCGGGCAGATCGTCGGCCGTATGAACAGCGAACGCGGCGTCCAGGCGGTCTTCGACGACCTGACCAGCGGCTTCGAGCGCGCCATCGACCGGGTGAACCGCATCGCCGGACGCGACTGA
- a CDS encoding serine hydrolase, producing the protein MAEDSGAASDRAGGGLSRRQLGARAVALGGALALVPFPAGPAAAAGAATGTKHPTLRPGSPERAGLLAGHLRQLVADAEQFLDPSPKHPWYAGAVLLAGRGGTVALHQPIGKAVRYAAYDEKTDTGVELPADRQIPMAKDTVFDLASVSKLFTSLLAVQQIERGKLELEATVASYLPDFGGGGKQDVTIRQLLTHTSGFRAWIPLFKEPTREGQLRLIWNEAPLNPPGTKYLYSDLNLISLQLVLEEITGRQLDTLLRDEITAPLGMHRTRFNPPASWQPKIAATEDARLPWSGLDRGMVWGEVHDENAFGFGGVAGHAGVFSCAWDLAVLGRTLLNGGIYGRSRILTAESVKLLFTDFNTAFPGDEHGLGFELYQHWYMGAMATPRTAGHTGFTGTSLVLDPTTDSFLVVLGNSVHPVRSWRSGSAPRVAAANRMARAVPVRPARGRTAWFSGMTNATAATLTLPPLSLTTDRARLRCELWWDTEPGSDQLRLESSRDDGTTWQPVPFTTQHRGSDPRRHPDGTASGWSGRVWHRLTADLSGLRGEQVRLRWRYTTDQLYVGRGAYADGLRVEDGGRTAFDEARPADAARIEAVGWAPSAD; encoded by the coding sequence ATGGCCGAGGACAGCGGGGCGGCGTCGGACAGAGCGGGTGGCGGGCTGAGCCGCCGGCAACTGGGGGCGCGGGCAGTCGCCTTGGGTGGCGCGCTCGCGCTGGTGCCCTTCCCCGCGGGCCCGGCCGCGGCGGCGGGCGCCGCGACCGGAACCAAGCATCCGACACTGCGGCCCGGCAGTCCCGAGCGGGCGGGGCTGCTCGCCGGGCACCTGCGCCAGCTGGTCGCCGACGCGGAGCAGTTCCTCGACCCCTCCCCCAAGCACCCCTGGTACGCGGGCGCCGTCCTGCTCGCGGGCCGCGGCGGCACGGTCGCCCTGCACCAGCCCATCGGCAAGGCGGTGCGCTACGCGGCGTACGACGAGAAGACCGACACCGGCGTCGAGCTGCCTGCCGACCGGCAGATCCCGATGGCCAAGGACACGGTCTTCGACCTCGCCTCCGTATCGAAGCTGTTCACCTCGCTGCTCGCGGTGCAGCAGATCGAGCGGGGCAAGCTGGAGCTGGAGGCCACGGTCGCCTCGTATCTCCCCGATTTCGGGGGTGGCGGCAAGCAGGACGTCACCATCCGACAGCTCCTCACGCACACCTCCGGGTTCCGTGCCTGGATTCCCCTCTTCAAGGAACCCACGCGCGAGGGTCAGCTGCGCCTCATCTGGAACGAGGCACCGCTCAACCCGCCCGGCACCAAGTACCTCTACTCGGACCTGAACCTGATCTCGCTGCAACTCGTGCTCGAAGAGATCACGGGTCGTCAGTTGGACACACTGCTCCGCGACGAGATCACTGCTCCACTCGGGATGCACCGCACACGCTTCAACCCGCCCGCGTCCTGGCAGCCGAAGATCGCCGCGACCGAGGACGCCCGCCTGCCCTGGTCGGGCCTCGACCGCGGCATGGTGTGGGGCGAGGTGCACGACGAGAACGCCTTCGGCTTCGGCGGGGTCGCGGGCCACGCGGGGGTCTTCTCGTGCGCCTGGGACCTCGCGGTCCTCGGCCGCACGCTCCTCAACGGCGGAATCTACGGCCGCTCCCGCATCCTCACCGCCGAGTCCGTGAAGCTGCTGTTCACGGACTTCAACACCGCCTTCCCCGGTGACGAGCACGGCCTGGGCTTCGAGCTCTACCAGCACTGGTACATGGGCGCCATGGCGACACCGCGCACCGCGGGCCACACGGGGTTCACCGGCACGTCCCTCGTCCTGGACCCGACGACCGACTCGTTCCTGGTCGTACTCGGCAACTCGGTGCACCCGGTGCGCAGTTGGCGCTCCGGGTCGGCCCCGCGGGTGGCGGCGGCGAACCGCATGGCACGCGCCGTGCCGGTGCGTCCCGCGCGCGGACGCACCGCCTGGTTCTCCGGCATGACGAACGCCACCGCGGCTACCCTGACCCTGCCGCCGCTCTCCCTCACCACGGACCGGGCGAGGCTGCGCTGCGAACTGTGGTGGGACACCGAGCCGGGCTCGGACCAGCTGCGCCTGGAATCCTCGCGGGACGACGGCACGACGTGGCAGCCGGTGCCGTTCACGACGCAGCACAGGGGATCGGATCCCCGCAGGCACCCCGACGGCACCGCGTCCGGCTGGTCGGGGCGCGTCTGGCACCGCCTCACCGCGGACCTCTCGGGCCTGCGGGGCGAGCAGGTGCGGCTGCGGTGGCGGTACACGACGGATCAGCTCTACGTGGGGCGCGGGGCGTACGCCGACGGGCTGCGGGTCGAGGACGGCGGGCGTACCGCCTTCGACGAGGCACGGCCCGCCGACGCGGCCCGCATCGAGGCGGTGGGGTGGGCCCCGTCGGCCGACTGA
- a CDS encoding acyl-CoA synthetase has product MPGSTPPNGFWAQAEADPDRTVLTAPDGEQWTARRLHAATNQLVHGLRAAGLERGDAFAVVLPNGVEFLTAYLAASQAGFYLVPVNHHLIGPEIAWIVADSGAKVLIAHERFAQAATDAADEAKLPATHRYSVSDVPGFRPYAELLTGQQESAPADRTLGWVMNYTSGTTGRPRGIRRPLSGKLPEESYLGGFLGIFGVKPFDGNVHLVCSPLYHTAVLQFAGAALHIGHPLVLMDKWTPEEMLRLIDTYKCTHTHMVPTQFHRLLALPDETKAAYDVSSMRHAIHGAAPCPDHVKRAMIEWWGECVEEYYAASEGGGAFATAQDWLKRPGTVGKAWPISELAVFDDDGNQLPPGELGTVYMKMSTGGFSYHKDESKTKKNRIGDFFTVGDLGLLDEDGYLYLRDRKIDMIISGGVNIYPAEIESALLTHPAVADAAAFGIPHDEWGEQVKAVVEVAEGHTAGDALATEILDHCERQLAGYKRPKSVDFIEAMPRDPNGKLYKRRLREPYWEGRERAL; this is encoded by the coding sequence ATGCCGGGCAGCACGCCCCCCAACGGCTTCTGGGCACAGGCCGAAGCCGACCCGGACCGCACGGTCCTGACCGCGCCCGACGGCGAGCAGTGGACCGCGCGGCGCCTGCACGCGGCGACCAACCAACTCGTCCACGGGCTGCGCGCCGCAGGCCTGGAGCGCGGCGACGCCTTCGCCGTCGTGCTGCCCAACGGCGTCGAGTTCCTCACCGCCTATCTCGCGGCATCGCAGGCCGGCTTCTACCTGGTCCCGGTCAACCACCACCTGATCGGACCCGAGATCGCCTGGATCGTCGCCGACTCCGGCGCGAAGGTACTGATCGCGCACGAGCGGTTCGCGCAGGCGGCCACCGACGCCGCCGACGAGGCGAAGCTCCCGGCCACGCACCGGTACTCCGTGAGCGATGTCCCCGGCTTCCGCCCGTACGCCGAACTCCTCACCGGGCAGCAGGAGTCGGCCCCGGCCGACCGCACCCTCGGCTGGGTCATGAACTACACCTCGGGCACGACGGGACGCCCGCGCGGCATCCGGCGCCCCCTCTCCGGCAAGCTCCCCGAGGAGTCGTACCTCGGCGGTTTCCTCGGCATCTTCGGTGTCAAGCCCTTCGACGGCAACGTGCACCTCGTCTGCTCGCCGCTCTACCACACGGCGGTACTCCAGTTCGCGGGCGCCGCCCTGCACATCGGCCACCCGCTGGTCCTGATGGACAAGTGGACGCCCGAGGAGATGCTGCGCCTCATCGACACCTACAAGTGCACGCACACCCACATGGTGCCGACCCAGTTCCACCGCCTGCTCGCGCTGCCGGACGAGACGAAGGCGGCGTACGACGTGTCGTCGATGCGCCACGCCATCCATGGCGCCGCGCCCTGCCCGGACCACGTCAAGCGGGCGATGATCGAGTGGTGGGGCGAGTGCGTCGAGGAGTACTACGCGGCCAGCGAGGGCGGCGGCGCCTTCGCCACCGCACAGGACTGGCTGAAGCGGCCGGGCACCGTCGGCAAGGCCTGGCCCATCAGTGAACTGGCGGTCTTCGACGACGACGGCAACCAGCTGCCGCCCGGCGAACTCGGCACCGTCTACATGAAGATGAGCACGGGCGGCTTCTCGTACCACAAGGACGAGTCCAAGACGAAGAAGAACCGCATCGGCGACTTCTTCACGGTCGGCGACCTCGGCCTCCTGGACGAGGACGGGTATCTCTACCTCCGCGACCGCAAGATCGACATGATCATCTCGGGTGGAGTCAACATCTACCCCGCCGAGATCGAGTCCGCCCTGCTCACCCACCCCGCCGTCGCGGACGCGGCGGCGTTCGGCATCCCGCACGACGAGTGGGGCGAGCAGGTCAAGGCGGTCGTCGAGGTGGCGGAGGGGCACACGGCGGGCGACGCCCTGGCCACGGAGATCCTCGACCACTGCGAACGCCAACTGGCGGGCTACAAACGCCCGAAGAGCGTCGACTTCATCGAGGCCATGCCCCGCGACCCGAACGGCAAGCTCTACAAGCGACGGCTGCGAGAGCCGTACTGGGAGGGACGGGAGCGCGCGCTGTAA
- a CDS encoding penicillin acylase family protein, with product MRSRSRRLTALGISLLTASALLPSSAATAGAADARDGRPSDGGLSATVRYTQYGIPHILAKDYENLGFGTGWAQAADQVCTLAEGYVTVRGERSRHFGPKGKPDGSLSSATTNLSSDLYFGGVRDTRTVEKLLKQSAPAGPSATSKKLMRGFAAGYNAWLKQNRVTDPACKGAKWLRPITSLDVARQGFAVQVLGGQGRGTDGITAAQPPRAKDTDRAPEPERTAKKARALFSADEAVMGSNAVAFSGKATANGKGLLLGNPHYPWQGGRRFWQSQQTIPGELNVSGGSLLGTSVVNIGFNRDVAWSHTVATGVTLNLHQLTLAPGDPTTYLVDGKREKMTKRTVEVPVKGGPPVTRTQWWTRYGPVTTSLGDQLPLPWSAKTAYALNDPNATNMRGSDTDLGFGKARSTEGVLKALRDTQGLPWVNTVAADREGNSLLSQSQVLPRITDDLARRCSTDLGKTTYPESGVAVLDGSRGDCAIGSDEDAVQPGIFGPSKMPTLKNAPYAENSNDSAWLTNADRPITGYERIFGTIGTQRTMRTRGAIEDVAAMAKEGDLTVKDLQKQQFANRAPAGDLAADDAARACVALPGGTATGSDGKAVDVRKACTALKAWDHSMDTDSKGALLFDRFWRKLVAAVPDAELWKVPFSATDPVRTPNTLNTAAPGFATALADTVAELKSADVALDAPLGENQFVVRGSERLPIHGGTESIGVWNKVEPEWDAKGGGYTEVAHGSSHVQAVGWDKGRCPKARTLLTYSQSSNPNSPHYSDQTRLYSDERWVTSRFCEKDILGDPKLKVVKVRQR from the coding sequence ATGCGTTCCCGCTCCAGGCGGCTGACGGCCCTCGGCATCAGCCTGTTGACCGCCTCGGCACTTCTGCCCTCGTCCGCCGCCACCGCCGGCGCAGCGGACGCGCGTGACGGCCGTCCGTCGGACGGCGGTCTGTCCGCGACCGTCCGCTACACCCAGTACGGGATTCCGCACATCCTCGCCAAGGACTACGAGAACCTCGGCTTCGGCACCGGCTGGGCGCAGGCCGCCGACCAGGTGTGCACCCTCGCCGAGGGATATGTGACCGTACGCGGCGAGCGGTCACGTCACTTCGGCCCCAAGGGCAAGCCCGACGGCTCGCTGTCCTCGGCGACCACCAACCTCTCCAGTGACCTCTACTTCGGCGGCGTCCGTGACACGCGGACGGTGGAGAAGCTCCTCAAGCAGTCCGCCCCCGCCGGGCCGAGCGCCACGTCGAAGAAACTGATGCGTGGTTTCGCGGCGGGCTACAACGCGTGGCTGAAGCAGAACCGCGTGACGGACCCCGCGTGCAAGGGCGCCAAGTGGCTGCGCCCGATCACCTCGCTGGACGTGGCCCGGCAGGGCTTCGCCGTCCAGGTCCTCGGCGGTCAGGGACGCGGCACAGACGGCATCACCGCCGCGCAGCCGCCGCGCGCGAAAGACACGGACCGCGCGCCCGAACCCGAGCGCACCGCGAAGAAGGCCCGCGCGCTCTTCTCCGCCGACGAGGCCGTCATGGGGTCCAACGCCGTCGCGTTCAGCGGGAAGGCCACCGCGAACGGCAAGGGCCTGCTGCTCGGCAATCCGCACTACCCCTGGCAGGGCGGCCGGCGCTTCTGGCAGTCCCAGCAGACCATCCCCGGCGAGCTGAACGTCTCGGGCGGTTCGCTGCTCGGCACGAGCGTCGTCAACATCGGCTTCAACCGCGATGTGGCGTGGAGCCACACGGTGGCGACCGGCGTGACCCTCAATCTGCATCAACTCACCCTGGCTCCGGGCGATCCGACCACCTATCTGGTGGACGGCAAGCGCGAGAAGATGACGAAGCGGACGGTCGAGGTGCCGGTCAAGGGCGGCCCCCCGGTGACCCGCACCCAGTGGTGGACCCGGTACGGCCCGGTCACTACCAGCCTCGGCGACCAGCTTCCGCTGCCCTGGTCGGCGAAGACGGCGTACGCCCTGAACGACCCCAACGCCACGAACATGCGCGGCAGCGACACCGACCTGGGCTTCGGCAAGGCCCGCTCCACCGAGGGGGTGTTGAAGGCCCTGCGCGACACGCAGGGGCTCCCCTGGGTCAACACCGTGGCCGCCGACCGCGAGGGCAACTCGCTGCTCAGCCAGTCGCAGGTGCTGCCCCGCATCACCGACGACCTCGCGCGGCGGTGCTCCACGGACCTGGGCAAGACGACGTACCCGGAGTCGGGCGTGGCCGTGCTCGACGGTTCGCGTGGTGACTGCGCCATCGGCTCGGACGAGGACGCCGTCCAGCCCGGCATCTTCGGCCCGTCGAAGATGCCCACGCTCAAGAACGCCCCGTACGCGGAGAACTCCAACGACAGCGCCTGGCTGACCAACGCCGACCGGCCGATCACGGGGTACGAGCGGATCTTCGGGACGATCGGCACGCAGCGCACCATGCGGACGCGCGGCGCCATCGAGGATGTCGCGGCGATGGCGAAGGAGGGTGACCTGACGGTCAAGGATCTCCAGAAGCAGCAGTTCGCCAACCGCGCCCCGGCGGGCGACCTGGCCGCCGACGACGCGGCGCGTGCTTGTGTCGCGCTGCCGGGCGGCACCGCGACAGGCAGCGACGGAAAGGCGGTTGACGTACGCAAGGCCTGTACCGCCCTCAAGGCCTGGGACCACAGCATGGACACGGACAGCAAGGGCGCCCTGCTCTTCGACCGGTTCTGGCGCAAGCTGGTCGCCGCCGTGCCTGACGCCGAGCTGTGGAAGGTGCCGTTCTCGGCCACCGACCCGGTGCGCACCCCGAACACCCTCAACACAGCGGCGCCGGGCTTCGCGACCGCGCTCGCCGACACGGTGGCCGAGCTGAAGAGCGCGGACGTCGCGCTCGACGCGCCGCTCGGCGAGAACCAGTTCGTCGTACGCGGCTCGGAGCGGCTGCCGATCCATGGCGGCACGGAGTCGATCGGAGTGTGGAACAAGGTCGAGCCCGAGTGGGACGCTAAGGGCGGCGGTTACACCGAGGTCGCGCATGGTTCGAGCCACGTCCAGGCGGTCGGCTGGGACAAGGGCCGCTGCCCGAAGGCGCGTACGCTCCTCACCTACTCGCAGTCATCGAACCCCAACTCGCCGCACTACAGCGATCAGACGCGGCTGTACTCCGACGAGCGCTGGGTGACGTCACGCTTCTGCGAGAAGGACATCCTGGGCGACCCGAAGCTGAAGGTGGTGAAGGTCCGCCAGCGCTGA